tttccgagtctataagaatcagacagacagacagacatcactccatttttatatatatagatagatagatagatagataataATCAGTCGAACTGAATCACTAGGTAATAAGGTACTAACTTTTAGGAAAAGTATTTTTAATTTAGAATAGAATCGTATATCTTAAGGCTCTTGCAAATGATCTTCTTTTGTCCCTCGCAGATAAATGAAAAATGCTGATCATCGTCCACTGACAGATCACGATTGCTACGTGATGGTCAAGCAGACCGGACGATCGACGAACGACGATCGATCAGTAAGCAGTTACATTGCTACTGTGTACCGTACGAGGGGATCGCCGAATCGACGGGCGTATTAAcaactcgtgtcaatgaagcgccacacagtctgataagtgaattgatctatttacgtgtgcgttgcttttctctcacaaacactgttACCCCATtattacacgtgggtttacctatactactacaatggctagatTCCACCTTTACCTTAATGGAATCTCATACATTCTATCAAACGAACAGCTTTTCAAAAACGCATAGAAAACAGGAATCTAAAAGAAAAAGGTTTGGAATACAACCGCTACAATGGAGCCAAGGTTGCAGCACACAGCGTTAAGCAAGCATGTTCTTGTTCAAAGCTTCACTATAACGAAGAGTACCAGGAAGATAAACGGAAGCGGtataaactcaaaaacaaaacaaaatgttattaaaaaaacctcagctttcatggaaaaacataaaaaatatagcgctcttggtctcgaaaccatgtaaacgataaaaaacaaatacaatctatAATTATAAAAACAAGGTTCAATTCCTTTAACAGTTGCAAAGAAGACTATCTCATTGGCTTCATTGTTTCATGTTGATCATGTAAATAGgttccgtggttcaaaagttttgaatttttgaaaaaaggcatttttggaaaagaggaaaaaatttcGGACCACACTTAAATTAGAAATGGGCCCCtaatcagaaaataaaaaaatacgggtctaatatattGGGATAAGagacaaaactaccaattctAACGGAAATCTAGGATTCACTTTATCTGTTTGGCATGAAATgtgggtatatatatatatatatatatatatatatatatatatatatatatatatatatatatatatatatatatacttttaACAGTCCCATTTTCAATTCTCGAAGTGTCATGTCGGGAAAACACGGTCATCTTGGCTCACGAGATCATATCGTGATGGATGTTTTGACTTCTATTCCTGTTCTGGAaggaaatttgaacaaatgataTTCTTCCGGTCTCACTGGTGCTAGCCACTATCTATTGAGGGTGCGACCTACACTTGATCAATTCTCTGAATtttctgaaatgaaaaatctcagAAAAGTAAAAGCATGTTCAGCTTCATTAACTAGGAACAAAGAAATGCGTACTCTCGAGATTGCcacccagaatacattcaaagcgTGTTTTCTGACATAGAAATTTTAACATAAcacttattcaattttttattattacagTGATTTGTCTCGTGTTAAATCtggttttcttcgaaaaaaaacgatAACAGATCAGATAGTTTCGACAAAAGGCACAGCGCACAGCAGTTTGAAGCGACCAACACAGCAGGGAAACTTAGGAAATTACTTCATCAATATTGCCACGGAAATATGATTtattatttgtattttattcATTCAATTCGGTTGcaacaataaaataatattaccttctattatatttatatattgcgGGAAAGGGATCGCAAGAAATGGGGAACTACTTTAATTGTTCAGGCTACTGCACCTTAAACATATTAATTTTCTCTGTACCACTGTTTTTGAGAATTACTTAATCTAAAGTAaattacactgataaaaataccCTCTTAAATAGCAGTTCCTCTTTCCAAATTCTGCTTGATTTCGGCTGTATGTTCCCCATAGAACCGTTCCAGCTTCTTGTTGAACCTTGCGTTTTTCTCATTGATGTAATCGATATCCGCATCATCATTGTGGGTTCTCCTGCGCGAGAACTTCTTCCTCTTATCGATCTGTTGCTCGAGATCCTTCACCATCTTATCAATCGCCCCTGGGGTATCATTATGCAATCCCTGCAACACCACATTCGGACCTCCGTAGAATGCGTCACCATACTTCTGCTTTTGCTCCTCGTATTTGACCAAATCCCGTGGTTCCATACCCTTTATCAGTCGCCCATACTGCCGCGCAGTTTGTGCTTCGTAATCCGAAAAACCTGGAtcggtgtttttctttttcgctcTCAACTTATCAAAACGGTCCGCTTCTGCTGCCGAAACCTTCAGCAATTTGACACGGTTGTAATCTAGTCCCCTGGCATCAGCTTCCACTTTGGCTTTGCTATCTTCGACTAGCCAATCAGCCTGTCGTTTACGAGATTCCCAATTGGCAGGTAACTTTTTTCGTTCATCTTCCGCTATCACTTCCTGGTGATTTGAGTTCCGAGCTTCGTTTCGCTGCGTATGAAGTTTCCTCAAGCGTTCCATCCTCTCGGCATGTTTTTCGGCAAAACTTTTCGACGCGGTCGAAGGTGCCGACATAGAGGAAGGTTTTCCCGCTGCTGAAGTAGTTGTTTCCATTCCGTTGATTTATTTTCCAAAGGAATACACCAAACGAATTGAAACAGGAATTTCCAATTTACAACGCAgtaaacaaaaacattgattttctGACACAACTAGAAAGTCCGAGAACGCAACCCACTTCAAGGTACGGAAGGTGAAACACTTCAACCACTGGGGCTTTTCGTCTTAACAAATTGGCTAAACATAAACGATAGAATAATGCGGTCGGGTGCAGAATTTATTTAAAGTAGTTTCGGGTATATAAAACATTTCTGCCATTTATTCAAAGCAGCTTCGGGTATATAAAAACAGTCTGCCTGTAAAGGCTGAAAGTGTGTGAAAACAtaccaaaatttattttctacCTAAAGTATATGCACTTTTGGGGTATGTAAAGCCCTATTCTTTGTTCCGATGGGACAAAAATAGAGGCTTTTTGTGTTCCTCTTACTCAGAGATCATGAATATTTCTGCAATATGCTTACGAGTATAGTTGAAAAGATCCACATATCAAAATGGCAATTGATCTTCACTGTTGGTGTTTCCTATATAACCAGTAGCGATTGTATCACTGAAAATCCGACTGCTGACTATTTCTTCATCGGGACCTTTGTGACACTCGTGCACTACAGTGGAAGCTGGAACACTTAATTGCAATGGTATCAGATGTCGAATGGTTAAGtttgtttctgaaaaaaaattgagaaaataaaatttataacataTAAGAATAAGTTTAAACTACTCATACCTACCGGTTTTTAACTTTGTTATGTTCGTGAAGATGTTTTCGTTTGCGATTTCGATGAGATGAGTCCAGCTATAGTTTACCGAACATAGTAACATAGCATGGTAATCTATCGAGTAAGATACTTCCGGAGCTAAAACCATTTTTACGCTGTCGAAAAAAACAACTGAACCAGTGCAAGCAGGAGAGTAGGTGAAAAAATTCACAAGTAGAAATTCCGACGTTCCATTGCACATCAGAAAAAACGTCTCACCCACATCACATTTTCGGTCATCGTTCATATTTCATCGTCTCTGGTGGCACCATTATTCAATGCGACCTGCTTGGAGAGAACGTGTCACTCAATGGAATAGAGTCCGCTCCATTCGATCTGCTACATTTCCTTCGTTAATGTTTTCAGTTGTATCTATCCTTTGGGGTGATGCTCTTCGTTCgtagattttttgattatatAAAACAACACAACGATTTTTTGAATCATCTGCATCGTTCGCACCTTCTTGCTGCTTTGTTGCCTTTGACGCAATATATCTTTAATTTTGTCCAGGTTTGGTTGAATTTGTCTCTgagatcaaaataaaaatacatcatTTGTATTTTATcagtaaaaataaaaactatttatACTCATACTCATATACTCATCGCAtgctatgacatactgatcgcttAAGATCGCGCGTTTTTTGATGTTCCATTCCACTCAATGGAATTGTGAGATATTTAATTCGataataaattgtatttttctcaaaaaagcttcaaccgaaaatctaaattgaaagtacagcaaatgaaacatttttcttaGTGGCATTTGGTTACTTTTTCTCTCAAcaactcaatttttattttcgttctatGAGTTCGGTTGTGAAGATACTTATAGATAAATCGTGTGGCAACCATcacttgcgttcactcgcgAAAAAACACTCCACAAACTGTTTCGTAGCATTGAaatccgcatcgcatcgcgtttactatgtcaggtTCGGGtggtttgcatttgatttctGCATACGTGAACGAAAGAGCTTTCCTGCAAACGAACCCGCGcccgcatcgcatcgaatcgcattcactatgtcctcggcctaaAACGATAGGCAGTTTTGCCTGTTGGGAGTCCATAACCGCTCGGAAATATATGAAACTGGGCATTACTTCGTTCACAGTAAGAACCATACTGAATTGAATGTAAAATTAGATGGAATAGCTCATTTAGCTCATTGCTGAAATCTTAGAAATCATAGATATTTCATATTGAAAACTGTGAAAAGTTGTGAAGTTGTCTTGTTGTTTGTTGTATATTTTTAATTCCTAAAAAAGCGTCGTTAAAAGTATTTCTATTGGTagccacataccacgtggacagaaaaagcatgattttagacaccccctctctctccatggacaagcgtggacattccttatacccctccccctgtggtccacgtggacattcctccggttttgaggaaaaaattctatttttttcgcttgaatttcatttcaagtttgtttctattttcctattttctattccatattttATTGATAAcaattatagccttaccaatgcTAACGAATTGTcttgaaatattcaatttttcaacattgtccgggagctcatcattttcttccgaattctaTTTACGTTATttccatatccattttaaaatatcgattgtgaacttattctcaagtatttttattaaagttGGCTCGTtgtttgatttttaaaaaaatttgtttgaaaacagagtTTTCTCGTCTAAAaatcaatgactttcgcttttacaggttcggtagtgcctgatggctataatAAACCTagtgaaaacaaaacatcttCAGTATCATCGTGctcgatgattccgttgacctacaacccttaattgttaaatcatgctaaatattgtcctgaagaattcgtgccgattctaaggaaaaaaccaaaaccaaATTTTTGTAGActtacatcttttcgatcatagatgcaTCGTTCTatcctgaatatttcagcatccttcatgcaacttgagaatcccatcctctcagaacttatgctatgcagtaagttgaagttcttacaagaatcttaacagttaataatctgaagatgcaatatctggtgagtaaggcgggtggagttttagaagtgccctagaagcgttctggatcgttgagtttaatacgttcagctgctagctgtacatggaattcatcgaaactagttgcctGGTAGaagcaaatttgaaaaaaaaaatcaattttttttcttcatatttctctaattcagacatttaagaatataccatagaagagaTTTTTCGTAAATCTTATTTAtcaagttatagccattttagtgatgcgatatcatacaatcataattttgtaactttactatttaaaaaaaaacaagaaacttgaaaaaatgtttcaaacagcatttttttttcaaataaccgccattttgtcaaaaacacgtttttgacttgtccgaggttcatgcgatagtggcgtctttactgattcagaatctgttagtttcagataaccagaagggctggaatcgtgtacaccatggcacaactttttttgaaccccctcacttgatCAGCTTCTTATTATGGATATATTTTATTCCATTCAAttcttgttttattgttgaaagatagataaacaaatagtgatataatggatggtaaaaatacgttttgttttacttttgcggagctcgaagaaacgtccgaaattcgtatcTCTATCCCCGTTAAcggtttgagtgcggagcaaatttggtagcatatttttcttttaattaatcagcagtagcactttccagacaactcaaaagaaACGTATTAGAAAAATTATCAGACATCAATGAACAACAACATGattgcaagaaatagatctccagagatacggcccgtacactcatggaagaatttaTTGTTCGTTTtaatgttcagaaatccttgagagttctcgaaaaaaacaaacagttttgtcatcaagagcaaaagcttcattcaacccgcacttaagtcgtgatttttaatactagaaaaaatccaacattctttgtgttattgggtgtttttatcctgacggatttaatggccctctattaccgattgaaataatttgatggatcctagttcatgtacgttaccttcagaatatgCATTTCAGGAAAGAGattcagtcatatgaaaaaatatggatgtttgaccgagcagcactctcaggcagttcagtactcagggcgggcgtgaagttcaaaaaatcTAGTAAATACAAATCAGAActcattcaattttgattattaacttgaatgttttactttaaaaaatacttaacgtgtccacgtggacattatcaaaaacccctcccccctcaccgtggacaagcgttacatctacccccccccccctaaagttgtccacgtggtatgtggacagccccttttaCACTAGGTCACGTGGAGTCTAGCATGTTTGATTTTCAAGTTAtttagattgtttttttttggagctTTATTCTCCGTTCACTATCCAACTTTTTTCcgagcaaagaaaaaaaatttcgtggcTCTCGTTTGCTCTCGCGGTGCGGTGTAAtgcagagagcagtcgtatgcttagtctTCGGAAACATTACCATTTCCGGTGAAATGCTGCCTTATTGAACACTATTTTCCCACatcacaccgacactgagagccataGTAATATCAATATGATATGGTGAAACTAATGaatgttcgtttgtttctatgaccgtaggggagtgaaaatgttgcactgaaatatcacttttattcgaCTTTTTCAATGTAATATCACAAATATCCACAGCATGCTGTCACATTATATTCATAATCAGCGGGAACTTCgataaaatgtatgtttttcattgataaaacacatgctgaaaataacattttcacatggatgtggtaggcaatcaaatataaacacaacgactaaCGTCACTATTTCAGAAATAGTTATGgtagcgcatgctatgtcgctcgaaaaaccaccatcttcattaccttttttccaggacgttgactcgcggcaaaacactccatacaatttcgccgcattgaaatcgTGTTTGCATTGCATTTACTATGTCAGGTACGGGCGGTTTGCATTTGTTTTCCGCATTCGTGAACGAAAGAGCTTTCCCGCAAACGAGCCCGCGCCCGCCTTCGCATCGCACTGCGTTCACTATGTCCTCAGCCTTAACGTGTAGTAGCAAAGTTCGTTCACGAATTTGTTATGCAAGAAAACGATCTTGACACGCAATTTTCCTTCATTTTAGCGCGCAAATTGACACACGAACACACTGCAAtccaaaacaaaacacaaaactcGTTTTAGCGATACAAAGAGGGTACGAAATTTCATGAATTCTTATAGTATTGGTTATCACCACATTCTGCTGGCATCTCTACATACCGCTGTTCAATGGATGCTTACGGAGTCTATGACGTCATAAGCTTTGACACTGTCTTCCACTTTTCCATTCTCTATCTCGCGTTGCTGCACATTCATCACACAATCTCCTCTAGTCGAGTAACGAATCTGCGCAAGACAAGTCGTATCTGCTGCGTTcgatgtgttgtgttgtgttcggATGAAGCGGATCACGCGTTTGGCaaggaaagaagaagaaaacattCGAGTGTGTAGTTAAATGGATGCCAACAGAAGCGTCTCTTTTATTAATTGAAAACGTCGCGCGGCGTGACTCGCTGGTGCGAAGTATCGAGTGATAAATAATTACCAAAACAATTGTGATTTAATTTTGCATTggttgaaaattaattttctccTATTGTGGTGAGGTGAATTGTGCAAAAATTACGCTCGATGATATAGAGaatcgaaaaaaacaaaaatggataCACCAAAGCGAATAAAGACGATTTCCTCACAGTACATAAACAGTCCTCCTGCGCTAAATCAGACAGCGTTGGGCACGATTATGACAACACCGGGTGATCATAGGCACAGTTATCAGTGGCATTCGGGTGCTGGTGGGTGGCCATCGGAAACAACTTTGGTCAGCCCCGCATCGGAGTGCAGCTCTCCAGAGGCTATCCCATCGAAAATATCCACACCAACCACCACCAATAATAACAATTGGAAGCATCAGCCCGGTTCTAACTCGGCGGACAAAATGGAAAATAAACGTGGCCGGCCGCGATCCGAAGCACTCAATACCCTGATGGTGGAAGGCTCCATTTCTCCGTCGGCAATAAAGTGCCGTTACTGCCACCGAGTCTTCCCAAGGGAGAAATCACTCCAGGCCCATCTCCGGACGCACACAGGTACGGTTGAAACCAATATTAgtgtttattttttgtgtttttgcagcttttgggttttttttttctcggttaAATGCAGACGGCCACTTGGTCCGAGCAGCAGGTTTTAAACACCTGCTTCGCCGAAAAAGAATAAAGGggcttcagttttttttctcttatatGTAAGGCCTCTAGGGTTTTGCTTTTCTTTTTCTCCAAGAGTTCCGTTGGGGGTTTCGGACAGAGCTGCTAGATCGAACCAAATGGTTTCGCCAAAATTGAAACCGGGATCAAGATCAAAACGGATCGCATCAGCACATATGTGCTGATGAGCCGAAGTGTTTTAAATTGCCATGATGCATTTTgggtttgagtcaattttcttaGTCGATAGCATAGTTGACACGGCCAAAAAAACTAAAGCAATAACAAATTTGTAATCCACTGGACTACATGTCACGTAATCGTATTTTTCAGCATGAATTTCGAAGTATCAAAGCATTTGGCATTGTCAATCATTAAATTTTAATCTATCATATAACCGCATCTAATCATTCATTAAAACTTCTTTGAGTTATTTATGGCTGGTTTCTAAATGTTTGCACAATCCAGACCCAACATTGTCGATTTCTTGTTTGGAATGATTCGGGGAAGATTAGGGTTCGCACAAGATTCATCATGTTCATGTTGGATGTTTCACGGGGAATAATCTTTAAGTCAATATTAGCAACAGTTTGTATCAAGTCTTCGGAAAGTTCTGTCTGTTTATAGAACAAAATAATGTAGAAAATATTTCGCACCTCGGACAAACTACAATGAATGTTTTTCTAACGACTCAAACTGCAAATGTAATTCAGTTTCAAAATTAAATGATTCAATGACAAATTTCGTTCTTATTTCTTACATACAAAGATAGTATATAGATGTTTAATCCACCCCTTAGATACAGAAACTACACCCAGCATGAACCGACAACTAGATTCATGCGTGAGTTTGACATGCCACATGATGTGGTTTCTGTGAGTATGACAAcagaagaaattcgaagaaAATTGAGCTTATTTTTAAGAGACCAACTGAGTGTATAAGTTTTAAATGTGTATTTTCTGTTTCTATGTTTATTAAGAAGGGTAACGGGCTTACAGCCTATAATATCcaataaactataaactaatctcCGTTCAGTTCCGTTCCGTTCATCCAAACACTATCCAGTAAACTTTTCGCAGTTTACTATTACTCTTGTTTATAATTACTAGCATATTGAACTCCGCTTTGAAATCGGCCTTTGTCTATCGGTGTAAACGTGCTGTTTATGCCCAAATGTATTGGCAATAATTCAAAAACTGTCGCCCCGCATTACTAAAAATGTTGCAGAAAAAACGAGgcgggttatatctgtgatataaccgcaaggtagacgtaggactaacttTGGCTCAGCAATCAATAAACAACAGGCATGTAACTCTTAGACATTtcttctttcgaataaagtgactatcataccacttcgtttagtcgGAAAACAATTTATAACGCTCAAAGGAAAAATCGATTCTTCCTCGGAACTACCCAGCGAAAATAATACCCCCTCtccaagccccgacaattggaatcatcgttgatccggagcaaaattattaactctttgtggttgtttgtctgctctcagccaccacagcatgaAACCATACCAATCTTATATTtgactcaaccaagtatcagttcaATGCTTTTCCAAAACGAAGTTTGAtgtctgttcacgaatcaatacggtgctcctatgagtaatagataacaatacccagtatcaaacaaagtagtcacccacacaagacaacgcacagggCGTTGagtgcataggaatgtgggaccaaaatcataacagcagtatttagccattgtaacattttggtgtgatggaaaagattgttcataagtgtCATAACTACTGTttacataaatgtctcatgttattcaaataatcgcataagtgtctcaagcgacaacaTCTTGTTTATAtaaatcacattaaaatcattgtgaagttaatacatatatttttatataatttacaaaaaaaaatcatttttcataatcttgcattaagggtgccaaagcagaaaacaggtcacgtttttatgaaataaagttaacgtaataactatttttgcagtgaacggatttaaacgttttgcatactaatcgaatcggaaattttctaagattacttttatatgctacacattacaatccgatattctgtatatggttttaattgataaaaattgtaagcattcccattttctcatacatttgtgtgctctcccaaacagagctgtcaatgacgggcaacttatgcagccgctataatagaaacaacgaaggggtatagcggaaagagaatatttgcgaatttACGAAACGCCACCCttgtaagtaagctgtcgctagcgtataagtattgtattgattttccggctcaattaacgaacgatcactgtacgggtgacactttcctcgttgctttggcgaaatcttgcatgaaatttgagtgatgcatgaaatcttgcatctgattacttcaacatgttcacattcgaaaaaggtcttatggcgggtttacattagggatatctatagctatagatggatttatccACGTTAAAATAGGTgcaaacgggtgagaataaatatgatacatttattcgaggtatatataacttgaataaattcagcgatgtaaacgcttgtgaatttctcactggtgagaaatcactgaagttgGATGCAGTGCTACttgaggtgaataaattcaccgaaaatatgaatatattcattatataagttcgcgctagtgtaaacggttgatgcgatttctataaatttcatcatatttcttcacatgaatatatccctagtatCCACAACCGACTATAAAGCACGATGGTGTAAGCATCATTGTGTAGGGCTGTTTCTTGTGGGCTGGGGTGGGAAACTTAGCGCAGGTCAACGATGTTATAACTGCCAATGATTATACTTCGACATTTTGTGCGAGAATCTAGAAGAATCCTTGTTGAAAATGGGACTGGAGGATAACTACACCATCCAGCAATATGCAACCCCCAAGCATACTGCGAAGAAAACAGCAGTATTCTTCCGATCGGCCCGGATCAAGCCAATGGTGTGGCTACCTCGAAGCCccgactagtgatccccgatagtcgttcgattaatcgaatacttcctacagaaatttgacgctcccctaaattcgtaaacgaagctcaatgctgtCAACGCAAattaaagataataattgatttccaggcagaatgagcacttatttgattccagatggctttctagcaaatgaaaaatattagtctaactaattattgcTCTCAGtgtgattaatcgattatttgaagcgatgaatcgtatcgaataacaaactgctgaaaagtattcgattagttcaGGGTACACCCAAAGATAATTTTAGCACatattatggcatcccgatttattacattaaatgagccgaaaaataacagaaaatgctctATTCTCCAATACGTGTATATAGCGACCgcgtagttgacgtaggataccgttaggctatatgttgattttggttatgtttgaagaattacatcgttaaactctttgataatgatttggtggccctgaaaagggcaactatgtttggttgttgggtattgtttgtttactccaccagtgtttaccaagtgtttaCAATACactatcggtcattgatatgaaatttcaatgatttcgactgttcgatagttagtttcatgacatattattttcttcaatataaaaaattgttatggagtgccgaaatcgattgacgcaaaaatttcatcaatccatcatgaaatgactgagcaataagcgtttgaaattggactattttcacgatgtgctcgattgtcgattttcaatttgtaccccaatatgttctcgaaagacgtaatcctacatcaaaagaGTTCAATTAATGATAGTTGTAATATATTGGAACAATAATGGAAACATCAACAAGTGTCGACGATTCGAATGACGAAACCAGAAGTGGAAGATTTCAACGATACGGCCAGGTTAAATCAGAGAGAGCCACAATTACTGTTGCGTTAAACATTATCTCTGAATGGGTCTAGCATAGATCAAATATACATAGGTCGGAAATTGGATGTAAGTTTGGATTCTGGTAGTCAGTACACTTCGTAGTTCTCCGTCTCCGTCATTAACCTGAATGTCCGGAATCCTCCAAAGAACACAATGAAGGGTACTTTACATATACTATCGTTGATAATTTGACACAAAGCCCCAGTATCAATGCTGGCAGACCATTAGCAGTACGTTTCGTGGATGCGTACAACGAAGTTTGATACAAATACATTAGAATCAAGCATTTTTGCGCATGCTTTGTTGAAGCAACAGAAACTGAGGAACTGATCGTTCGATAGTCCATATGTGTTGTGGTGCAAAAGTGTCGCGTGGTCCAAGATCACACCAAG
The Toxorhynchites rutilus septentrionalis strain SRP chromosome 2, ASM2978413v1, whole genome shotgun sequence genome window above contains:
- the LOC129768790 gene encoding pre-mRNA-splicing factor Syf2; translated protein: METTTSAAGKPSSMSAPSTASKSFAEKHAERMERLRKLHTQRNEARNSNHQEVIAEDERKKLPANWESRKRQADWLVEDSKAKVEADARGLDYNRVKLLKVSAAEADRFDKLRAKKKNTDPGFSDYEAQTARQYGRLIKGMEPRDLVKYEEQKQKYGDAFYGGPNVVLQGLHNDTPGAIDKMVKDLEQQIDKRKKFSRRRTHNDDADIDYINEKNARFNKKLERFYGEHTAEIKQNLERGTAI